The Candidatus Manganitrophus noduliformans genome includes a window with the following:
- a CDS encoding SDR family NAD(P)-dependent oxidoreductase, protein MSGLLENQVALITGASRGIGYAVAEAYLREGAKVVICGRDEAQLKKAETDLAPLGEVMAVHCDVSDLDQVDAMVERVIARFGRIDILINNAGISMTFGRVGDIDPKRWAYVIAVNLVGTFNCCHAVIPHMMKQGKGKIFNLKGYGADFPSPRVTAYGATKAALVAFTRSLAREYKGTGITANIFSPGMVRTDLLMSGEATEEGRPHREKVGWFIDMLANPVEVPAALAVKMVSPENEGATGKLFQVMTKRKFIFRAMTYGLKRLIGRSAPS, encoded by the coding sequence ATGAGCGGCCTTCTTGAAAATCAAGTCGCTCTGATCACCGGCGCAAGCCGGGGGATCGGCTATGCCGTGGCCGAGGCCTATCTCCGCGAAGGGGCCAAGGTCGTCATCTGCGGGCGGGATGAAGCGCAGTTGAAGAAGGCGGAGACCGATCTGGCCCCTCTCGGCGAGGTGATGGCGGTGCATTGCGACGTTTCGGATCTCGACCAGGTCGATGCCATGGTCGAGCGGGTCATCGCCCGCTTCGGCCGGATCGACATCCTCATCAACAACGCCGGAATCAGCATGACCTTCGGCCGTGTCGGCGACATCGACCCGAAGCGATGGGCCTACGTCATCGCCGTCAACCTGGTCGGCACCTTCAACTGCTGCCACGCCGTCATTCCCCACATGATGAAACAAGGAAAGGGGAAAATCTTCAACCTGAAAGGGTACGGCGCCGATTTCCCCTCCCCGCGCGTCACCGCCTACGGCGCGACGAAGGCGGCGCTCGTCGCCTTCACCCGCTCTCTCGCCCGCGAATACAAGGGAACCGGGATCACCGCCAACATCTTCTCCCCCGGGATGGTGAGGACCGATCTGCTGATGAGCGGCGAAGCCACCGAGGAGGGGCGCCCCCACCGGGAAAAGGTCGGCTGGTTCATCGACATGTTGGCCAACCCGGTCGAAGTACCGGCGGCGCTGGCGGTGAAAATGGTCTCCCCCGAAAACGAAGGGGCCACCGGAAAACTCTTCCAGGTCATGACGAAGCGGAAATTTATCTTCCGGGCGATGACGTACGGCCTGAAGCGGCTGATCGGCCGTTCGGCCCCTTCCTGA
- a CDS encoding class I SAM-dependent methyltransferase, whose translation MTWNPSRYDEKHAYVWNLAADLIDLLSPKPGERILDLGCGTGHLTGRIAALGAEGVGIDASAEMIAQARKNYPDLRFEIQDARVFRFNLPFDAVFSNAALHWVKEPERVIACIDRALKPGGRFVAEFGGKGNIARIVGAIKAACQAVGSPLKEESIPWYFPSLGEYAALLERNGLAVNEAFLFERPTPLEGGEAGLRDWIETFATNLLQHVPSDRRPAVIQKTEEILRPALFQNGVWQADYKRLRLKAIKEGKPV comes from the coding sequence ATGACGTGGAACCCCTCCCGCTACGATGAGAAGCATGCCTATGTCTGGAATCTTGCCGCCGACCTGATCGATCTCCTCTCGCCGAAGCCGGGGGAGCGGATTCTCGACCTCGGCTGCGGGACGGGGCATCTCACCGGCCGGATCGCCGCGCTGGGAGCGGAGGGGGTCGGGATCGACGCCTCCGCGGAGATGATCGCGCAGGCGCGGAAGAATTATCCCGATCTCCGGTTTGAGATCCAAGACGCCAGAGTGTTCCGATTCAACCTCCCCTTCGACGCCGTCTTCTCCAACGCTGCGCTGCACTGGGTGAAAGAACCGGAGCGGGTGATCGCCTGCATCGATCGGGCGTTGAAACCGGGCGGGCGCTTTGTGGCGGAGTTCGGCGGCAAAGGGAATATCGCGCGGATCGTCGGCGCGATCAAAGCGGCCTGCCAAGCGGTTGGTTCTCCCCTGAAAGAGGAAAGCATCCCCTGGTACTTCCCAAGCCTCGGCGAATATGCCGCCTTGCTGGAAAGAAACGGTCTTGCGGTCAACGAAGCCTTTCTCTTCGAGCGTCCCACCCCGCTCGAAGGGGGAGAAGCCGGTCTGCGCGATTGGATCGAGACCTTTGCTACAAACCTTCTACAACACGTCCCTTCCGATCGGCGGCCCGCCGTCATTCAAAAAACTGAAGAGATCCTTCGTCCCGCCCTGTTCCAAAACGGGGTCTGGCAAGCCGATTACAAGCGGCTTCGTCTGAAGGCGATCAAGGAGGGAAAGCCGGTATGA
- a CDS encoding Zn-ribbon domain-containing OB-fold protein, translating to MAKKVRLPETDEGTILYKTDPIIMKWHYEIDYIHSYAQDSPFFDGLSKGKLLGSACKKCKRKYATPRAHCMECGAKTDWIALPLEGKVHTHTTCYFGGEAFLKETPFTLILVEFRGIDTLFLSRLVGVEPDQARIGMPVQAQFLRNSKFKATDVYFVPKE from the coding sequence ATGGCCAAAAAAGTCCGGCTTCCGGAAACAGACGAAGGAACCATCCTCTACAAAACCGATCCAATTATCATGAAGTGGCACTACGAAATCGACTACATCCACTCCTATGCCCAAGACTCCCCCTTCTTCGACGGACTTTCGAAAGGAAAGCTCCTCGGGAGCGCCTGCAAAAAATGCAAGAGGAAATACGCCACCCCCCGCGCCCACTGCATGGAGTGCGGCGCCAAGACCGATTGGATTGCGCTGCCGCTCGAAGGGAAAGTCCACACCCACACCACCTGCTACTTCGGCGGCGAGGCCTTTTTGAAAGAGACGCCGTTCACGCTGATCCTGGTGGAGTTTCGCGGGATCGACACCCTCTTCCTCTCCCGGCTGGTCGGCGTGGAGCCCGATCAGGCGCGGATCGGCATGCCGGTGCAGGCGCAGTTTCTTCGGAACAGCAAATTTAAAGCGACCGACGTTTACTTCGTCCCGAAGGAGTAA
- a CDS encoding diguanylate cyclase, producing the protein MILFLEKRSTSFLLTLGFLLVVLFGFLDHLTGPEVAFSIFYLIPISMIAWFLGRWKGALFSIASAITWLIADTSAGHLYSHPLIPYWNMLARLGFFLIVSHILGVLKTALEYEKELSRTDPLTQAANRRSFHEKLEHEVNRARRYRRPLTVGFMDLDHFKEVNDRFGHDVGDLVLQKVAEATRKHLRATDQVARMGGDEFAILLPETTPASAQGVIEKIRRELLKLMQENNWPVTFSIGVITFLLLPDKVEEIIKRADRLMYSVKKSGKNAVKYEVLEAGVLFG; encoded by the coding sequence GTGATCCTATTTTTAGAAAAACGATCGACTTCCTTTCTACTGACGCTCGGATTTCTCCTCGTTGTCCTCTTTGGGTTCCTCGATCATCTCACCGGCCCTGAGGTCGCCTTTTCGATTTTTTACTTGATCCCCATCTCGATGATCGCTTGGTTCCTGGGCAGGTGGAAGGGGGCCCTCTTTTCGATTGCAAGCGCGATTACCTGGCTGATCGCGGATACAAGCGCCGGCCACCTCTATTCTCATCCGCTGATCCCCTACTGGAACATGCTCGCCCGCCTCGGCTTTTTCTTGATCGTCTCGCATATTCTGGGTGTGTTAAAAACCGCGCTCGAATATGAAAAAGAGCTCTCCAGGACCGACCCCCTGACCCAGGCCGCCAACCGGAGGAGTTTTCACGAAAAGCTTGAGCACGAAGTGAATCGAGCCCGGCGCTACCGCCGCCCTTTGACGGTCGGCTTTATGGATCTGGACCATTTCAAAGAGGTCAATGATCGCTTCGGACATGATGTCGGCGACCTGGTCTTGCAAAAGGTAGCCGAGGCGACCCGGAAGCATCTGCGCGCAACCGACCAGGTCGCGCGGATGGGGGGAGACGAATTCGCCATTCTCCTGCCTGAGACCACCCCTGCGTCGGCCCAAGGGGTCATTGAAAAGATCCGAAGAGAGCTTCTTAAATTGATGCAAGAGAACAACTGGCCGGTGACCTTCAGCATCGGGGTCATCACCTTTCTTCTCCTACCGGACAAAGTGGAAGAAATCATCAAAAGGGCCGATCGTTTAATGTACTCGGTCAAAAAGAGCGGAAAAAATGCGGTCAAGTATGAGGTCCTCGAAGCCGGCGTTCTGTTTGGCTAA
- the purT gene encoding formate-dependent phosphoribosylglycinamide formyltransferase: MLGTPLSKNAFRLMLLGSGELGKEVAIEAQRLGVEVIAVDRYPNAPAMQVAHRHYIIDMLDPRAVDQVVHRERPDLIVPEIEAIATDYLVKAEKHFTVIPTARAARLTMNREGIRRLAAEELKLPTSQFRFIDRPEQLKEAAGAVGYPCVMKPIMSSSGKGQSVVRSEADLLKAWEYAMTAARAKGGRVILESFIAFDYEITLLTVRAVNGTFFCPPIGHIQIDGDYRQSWQPHPMSETALKRSKEIAAAVTENLGGRGIFGVELFVKGEEVYFSEVSPRPHDTGLVTLISQDLSEFALHVRAILGFPVHPPVIRTPGASAVILAEKEAIAPTFEIGPALSEPEIQIRLFGKPDCRKNRRMGVVLAAAKEPFEARDRAVKAASQVKVNYTG, encoded by the coding sequence ATGCTCGGCACCCCCCTTTCGAAGAATGCCTTCCGGCTGATGCTCCTCGGCTCGGGCGAGCTGGGCAAAGAGGTCGCCATCGAAGCCCAGCGGCTCGGCGTCGAGGTGATCGCCGTCGACCGCTATCCGAACGCCCCCGCCATGCAGGTGGCCCATCGCCACTATATTATCGACATGCTCGATCCGCGCGCCGTCGATCAGGTGGTTCACCGGGAGCGGCCCGATCTGATCGTTCCGGAGATCGAAGCGATCGCCACCGATTATCTGGTCAAGGCGGAAAAACATTTTACCGTCATCCCGACCGCCCGCGCCGCGCGGCTGACGATGAACCGGGAAGGGATCCGGCGCCTTGCGGCGGAGGAATTGAAACTTCCGACGAGCCAATTCCGGTTCATCGACCGGCCCGAGCAGTTGAAAGAGGCGGCCGGCGCCGTCGGATACCCCTGCGTGATGAAGCCGATTATGTCATCGTCCGGGAAGGGGCAGTCGGTCGTCCGCTCCGAAGCGGATCTTCTGAAAGCATGGGAGTACGCGATGACGGCCGCTCGGGCCAAGGGAGGCCGTGTCATCCTCGAATCGTTCATCGCGTTTGACTATGAAATCACCCTCCTGACGGTCCGCGCCGTCAACGGCACCTTCTTCTGTCCCCCCATCGGCCACATCCAGATCGACGGCGACTACCGCCAGTCGTGGCAGCCGCATCCGATGTCGGAGACCGCTCTCAAACGCTCCAAGGAGATCGCGGCGGCGGTGACGGAGAATCTCGGCGGGCGGGGCATCTTCGGCGTGGAGCTGTTTGTGAAGGGGGAGGAAGTTTATTTTTCCGAAGTCTCCCCCCGGCCCCACGACACCGGATTGGTCACGCTGATCAGCCAGGATCTCTCCGAGTTCGCCCTCCATGTCCGGGCGATCCTCGGCTTCCCGGTCCATCCCCCCGTGATCCGCACCCCCGGCGCTTCCGCCGTGATTCTGGCCGAAAAAGAGGCGATCGCTCCGACATTCGAGATCGGCCCGGCGCTGTCGGAGCCGGAGATCCAGATCCGCCTTTTCGGAAAACCCGACTGCCGGAAAAATCGGCGGATGGGGGTGGTCCTCGCCGCCGCGAAAGAGCCGTTCGAAGCCCGCGACCGCGCCGTAAAAGCGGCATCGCAGGTGAAAGTAAATTACACCGGTTAG
- a CDS encoding ArsR/SmtB family transcription factor, whose product MKSKNKHSLQAEQAHVEALKALAHLDRLRLFFFLVQAGGEVSAGEIQKGLDLPGPTLSHHLNLLRRAGLIQSRREARFIYYSIQREMVSELIRLLSACC is encoded by the coding sequence ATGAAATCAAAAAACAAACATTCCTTGCAAGCCGAACAGGCCCACGTCGAAGCGCTCAAAGCCTTGGCCCACCTCGATCGCCTTCGTCTTTTCTTTTTTCTGGTTCAAGCCGGCGGAGAGGTCTCCGCCGGGGAGATTCAGAAAGGGCTCGACCTGCCGGGGCCGACCCTGTCGCATCATCTGAACCTGCTCCGCCGGGCCGGCCTCATTCAAAGCCGGCGGGAAGCACGGTTCATTTATTATTCCATCCAGCGGGAGATGGTCTCGGAGCTGATCCGGCTTCTGAGCGCCTGCTGCTGA
- a CDS encoding NAD(P)H-binding protein: MYVITGATGHTGRVIVEKLLAEGKPVRAVARSAEHLKPLAAKGAEPFVGSLEETAMARAFSGAEAVYTLVPTPLTAPNVRASQNRIGEALATAIAKARVPFVVNLSSVGAQLSEKVGPVTGLHDVEQRLNRLEGVNVLHLRPAFFMENLMMNIPMIKNMGINGTPMKGDVATPMIATKDIAAEAAERLLRLDFKGKSVKELLGPRELTMTEATAILGRAIGKPSLPYVQFPYGEAEKAMIGMGLSPDVARGYIEMYRAFNDGIMKPTEQRSAKNTTPTSFEAFAEEFAAVYKQ; encoded by the coding sequence ATGTACGTGATCACAGGAGCCACCGGACATACCGGAAGAGTGATTGTCGAAAAACTGCTGGCCGAGGGGAAACCGGTCCGGGCGGTCGCGCGGAGCGCCGAGCATCTGAAGCCGTTGGCGGCGAAGGGGGCCGAGCCGTTCGTCGGCTCTTTGGAAGAGACGGCGATGGCCCGGGCCTTCTCCGGCGCCGAGGCGGTCTATACGCTGGTCCCGACGCCCCTGACCGCGCCGAATGTCCGGGCCTCCCAGAACCGCATCGGCGAGGCGCTGGCGACGGCGATTGCGAAGGCACGCGTCCCTTTTGTCGTGAATCTCAGCAGCGTCGGCGCGCAGCTCTCGGAAAAAGTCGGGCCGGTGACGGGGCTTCACGACGTGGAGCAGCGGTTGAACCGGCTGGAGGGGGTGAATGTCCTCCATCTTCGGCCCGCCTTCTTCATGGAAAATCTGATGATGAACATTCCGATGATCAAGAACATGGGGATCAACGGCACCCCGATGAAGGGGGACGTTGCTACCCCGATGATCGCCACGAAAGATATCGCCGCCGAAGCGGCCGAACGGCTCCTCCGTCTCGACTTCAAGGGCAAATCGGTGAAGGAGCTGCTGGGGCCGCGCGAGTTGACGATGACCGAGGCGACGGCGATCTTGGGACGCGCGATCGGCAAGCCGTCGCTCCCCTACGTCCAATTTCCGTATGGGGAGGCCGAGAAGGCGATGATCGGGATGGGGCTCTCTCCCGACGTGGCGCGCGGCTATATCGAGATGTACCGTGCCTTCAACGACGGGATCATGAAGCCGACCGAGCAACGCTCCGCAAAGAACACGACGCCGACCTCGTTCGAAGCCTTCGCGGAGGAGTTCGCGGCGGTTTACAAACAATGA
- a CDS encoding DUF4041 domain-containing protein, producing MNLIVGASIGVALFSIGFSMRFFLANQALKNRFAKIIDIESEVEAQKASLAQLKKNEEDARTKHEHTRLALAEEYSRAKQIFDRLKKELSLLEEHAEDISFGVYNPHFSFQTSEGYRTRLEAARAERKRLIKEGKATDCLVEWNVGGSKKEGARMTKQYTKLMLRAFNGETEAAIARVRWNNVTKMEERIKKAFEAINDLGSIMKMSITSEYLKVCLDELRLEYELEEKKYQEQEEQRAIRERLREEEKAQWEFEKAQREAEQDELRYQKSLDKARAEVASATGKELADLNEKILLLEKQIEKAEETKQRAMSMAQQTRCGYLYVISNMGSLGEEILKIGMTRRLDPMERVRELGDASVPFGFDVHAMVYTEDAPALEAEIHSIFANKRVNRINLKREFFRVSLSEVEKFILSKGLKIEMVSLAEAKEYRETLALLKSLETAPTPTVDKTPEFPDSLNLLQKAI from the coding sequence ATGAACTTAATCGTTGGCGCCTCGATAGGAGTAGCTCTTTTTTCGATAGGTTTCTCAATGCGGTTTTTTCTTGCAAATCAAGCCCTCAAGAATCGCTTCGCTAAAATAATAGATATAGAATCTGAAGTAGAAGCCCAAAAAGCATCTCTTGCACAACTTAAAAAGAATGAGGAGGACGCACGCACGAAGCACGAGCATACTCGGCTAGCTCTTGCCGAGGAATACAGTAGAGCAAAGCAAATTTTTGACCGACTAAAGAAGGAACTCTCTTTACTTGAAGAGCATGCTGAGGACATCTCGTTTGGAGTTTACAACCCTCACTTTAGCTTTCAAACTTCAGAAGGATACAGAACCCGTCTAGAGGCTGCACGTGCTGAGCGGAAACGCCTAATTAAGGAAGGAAAGGCTACAGACTGTTTGGTCGAATGGAATGTGGGCGGTAGCAAAAAGGAAGGTGCCCGCATGACTAAACAGTACACTAAACTGATGCTTCGTGCTTTCAACGGCGAAACAGAGGCTGCAATTGCAAGGGTTCGATGGAATAATGTTACCAAAATGGAGGAAAGAATAAAAAAGGCCTTTGAAGCAATCAATGATCTCGGATCTATCATGAAGATGTCTATCACGTCAGAGTATTTAAAAGTGTGCCTCGATGAACTTCGCCTTGAATACGAACTAGAAGAGAAAAAATATCAGGAGCAAGAAGAACAACGTGCTATTCGGGAGCGCTTGAGAGAAGAGGAAAAGGCACAGTGGGAGTTCGAGAAAGCGCAACGGGAAGCAGAGCAAGACGAACTCCGATATCAGAAGTCGCTCGATAAGGCACGCGCTGAAGTTGCTTCCGCTACAGGAAAAGAGCTGGCAGATCTTAATGAGAAAATACTTCTCTTAGAAAAACAGATCGAGAAAGCAGAAGAAACCAAACAAAGAGCGATGTCTATGGCTCAGCAAACTCGTTGTGGCTATTTGTATGTTATCTCAAATATGGGCTCGCTTGGTGAAGAAATTCTCAAGATCGGAATGACAAGGCGCCTTGATCCGATGGAAAGAGTGCGTGAATTAGGTGATGCCTCTGTACCCTTTGGATTCGATGTGCACGCCATGGTTTACACGGAGGATGCTCCGGCTCTGGAGGCAGAAATTCACTCCATCTTCGCCAATAAAAGAGTAAATCGCATAAATCTAAAAAGAGAGTTTTTTAGAGTTTCTCTTTCAGAGGTTGAGAAATTTATTCTAAGCAAGGGACTTAAAATTGAGATGGTCAGTCTTGCCGAAGCTAAGGAGTACCGAGAAACTCTTGCCTTACTTAAAAGCCTCGAAACAGCTCCAACCCCAACAGTGGACAAGACACCTGAGTTCCCGGATTCCCTTAACTTATTACAAAAAGCAATATAA
- the rnhC gene encoding ribonuclease HIII, whose translation MASSIEFVRPVSSAPSELRAACEQIGIVITGEEEVNQGTGLKLHGTADNQAIAIVLYYNRKRGLSSKIVIEKMPEDKKTSLMKLLSSTKSPSAKLIPIHASITVADKNARQAIKDSLNVEKFTLTEYPKQSHMDYLVKILFDGNELTITQFSTGTLLLQGGYSDLVDRVVDIIDEIKPLSPEERALLYVPEGSQEMVQNEIIKDSGVLEKALAAAEAKPNEYFHYLSKNDQQSFITGDALTEILEGQSKTLPEYNFLVAIYAKVFEGFVIKLMIEKKFFTLEEYRDDPNISKIGNALRNRKFEKYIKDKLRSGYVIEKLISIWDGIRCKEMHSDPVAEQGIISVRSLSDAKNRIGEIKSCMKDAYNILVKYGYTDQNLPQKPSTKQSISSAVHVEAKSPEHNGYIGTDESGKGDYFGPLVVAGVFLDPVTEKKLADAGVRDSKKISDNRIHEFAEMIRSYLSKTQYSVVTVGPEKYNELYAKIGNLNKLLAWGHARSIENILHGVDCTKAIADQFGDESYIKKALLDKGKGIELLQMPKAEQYTAVAAASVLAREAFLLRLAELSREFGITFPKGASAEVEAVGKRFIEKYGTTTLAKCAKLHFKTTEKLQK comes from the coding sequence ATGGCTTCTTCGATCGAGTTTGTTCGTCCCGTTAGTTCAGCTCCCTCAGAACTTAGAGCAGCTTGTGAGCAAATCGGCATAGTCATTACGGGCGAAGAGGAAGTGAACCAGGGCACAGGCCTCAAACTTCATGGCACAGCGGACAACCAAGCGATAGCAATCGTGTTGTACTATAACCGTAAGAGGGGTCTATCGTCGAAGATCGTTATTGAAAAAATGCCCGAGGATAAGAAAACATCTCTTATGAAGCTTCTTTCATCGACCAAGAGCCCCAGCGCGAAACTCATTCCAATCCACGCATCAATTACAGTAGCGGACAAGAACGCACGACAAGCAATTAAGGATTCTCTCAACGTAGAAAAATTTACTTTGACGGAATATCCCAAGCAAAGCCATATGGATTATCTCGTAAAAATCCTCTTTGACGGAAATGAGCTCACGATTACTCAATTTTCCACAGGTACTTTATTACTGCAAGGCGGCTATTCTGATCTGGTAGATCGAGTTGTTGACATTATCGATGAGATAAAACCGCTTTCTCCCGAAGAGCGAGCATTGCTTTACGTACCCGAAGGCAGCCAGGAAATGGTTCAGAACGAAATCATCAAAGATAGCGGTGTACTCGAAAAGGCGCTCGCTGCCGCAGAAGCAAAACCTAATGAATACTTTCATTACCTTTCTAAGAATGATCAACAATCGTTTATTACTGGAGATGCCCTTACAGAGATTTTAGAGGGTCAGTCCAAAACGCTTCCAGAATACAACTTTCTTGTTGCGATCTATGCGAAAGTTTTTGAAGGTTTTGTAATTAAACTGATGATTGAAAAAAAGTTCTTTACACTAGAAGAATATAGAGACGATCCGAATATATCAAAAATAGGAAATGCTCTCCGGAATAGGAAATTTGAGAAATATATTAAAGACAAACTCCGATCCGGGTACGTGATAGAGAAACTAATTTCGATATGGGATGGCATCAGGTGCAAGGAAATGCACTCCGATCCTGTTGCTGAGCAGGGCATCATCTCTGTCCGCTCATTAAGTGATGCAAAAAATAGGATCGGTGAAATTAAGTCCTGCATGAAGGATGCTTATAACATTCTCGTCAAATATGGCTATACAGACCAGAATCTTCCCCAAAAGCCATCCACCAAACAATCTATATCGAGTGCCGTTCATGTAGAGGCAAAGAGCCCGGAACACAACGGCTACATAGGAACGGATGAATCTGGCAAGGGAGACTACTTTGGTCCACTAGTTGTCGCAGGTGTGTTTCTTGACCCAGTTACCGAGAAAAAACTTGCTGATGCCGGCGTTCGAGATAGCAAAAAAATCTCCGATAATCGCATTCACGAGTTCGCCGAAATGATTCGGTCTTATCTTAGCAAGACACAGTATTCCGTGGTGACGGTTGGCCCTGAGAAATACAATGAGCTATATGCGAAGATCGGCAACTTGAACAAACTGCTTGCATGGGGACACGCTCGATCAATCGAGAATATACTCCATGGGGTAGACTGCACAAAAGCTATCGCTGACCAATTCGGAGATGAATCCTATATCAAGAAAGCACTGTTGGACAAGGGAAAAGGTATTGAACTACTCCAAATGCCTAAGGCGGAGCAGTACACTGCCGTAGCAGCTGCATCCGTTCTCGCGCGTGAAGCATTCCTATTGCGCTTGGCGGAACTAAGTAGAGAATTTGGTATCACTTTTCCTAAAGGCGCTTCAGCTGAAGTTGAGGCTGTGGGTAAGCGCTTTATTGAAAAATACGGAACGACCACCCTAGCTAAATGCGCAAAGCTGCATTTTAAAACTACGGAGAAGCTGCAAAAGTAA
- a CDS encoding VOC family protein: MLDHVFVSVSDLDRSIEFYERALAPLGIRHAVDYDGANGPEGHPDLKGFGRDGRVFFWLRHGSADARAVHVGFVAKSEAEVDAFYAAAISAGATDNGKPGARLYYDPRYYAANVLDPDSYSIEVVYKSWQHPQP, encoded by the coding sequence ATGTTGGATCACGTTTTTGTGTCAGTCAGCGATCTGGACCGATCGATCGAGTTCTACGAGAGGGCCCTGGCCCCACTCGGCATTCGCCATGCCGTCGACTACGACGGCGCCAACGGCCCCGAGGGCCATCCGGACCTGAAGGGCTTCGGTCGCGACGGCCGTGTGTTTTTCTGGCTGCGGCACGGCAGCGCCGATGCCCGGGCGGTTCATGTCGGGTTTGTCGCCAAGAGCGAGGCGGAGGTGGATGCGTTCTACGCCGCGGCTATCTCGGCCGGCGCCACCGACAACGGTAAGCCGGGCGCCCGTCTCTACTACGACCCGCGCTACTACGCTGCCAACGTTTTGGATCCCGATAGCTACAGCATCGAGGTAGTCTACAAGAGCTGGCAGCATCCGCAGCCCTAG
- a CDS encoding GNAT family N-acetyltransferase, protein MISYQVEREIDPAAVADLFRRSGIRRPVEDLDRIGRMIHHANLILCAWDGEKLVAIARALTDFSYCCYLSDLAVDRAYQKQGIGKGLVDRIKDIVGEEVMILLLSAPEAESYYPHLGFEKAENAWRIPRRR, encoded by the coding sequence ATGATTTCATATCAAGTCGAACGGGAGATCGATCCTGCCGCGGTCGCCGATCTGTTCCGACGGTCCGGCATCCGCCGCCCGGTGGAGGACCTTGATCGAATCGGCCGGATGATTCATCATGCCAATCTGATCCTCTGTGCCTGGGACGGTGAAAAGCTGGTGGCGATTGCACGCGCCCTCACCGACTTCAGCTACTGCTGTTATCTCTCCGATCTCGCCGTCGACCGCGCCTATCAAAAACAGGGAATCGGGAAAGGGCTGGTCGATCGAATCAAAGACATCGTCGGCGAAGAGGTGATGATTCTTCTTCTGTCGGCCCCGGAGGCGGAGAGCTATTATCCCCATCTTGGCTTCGAGAAGGCGGAGAACGCTTGGCGCATTCCGCGCAGGCGGTGA
- a CDS encoding arsenite methyltransferase translates to MTDTDIKKIVKEKYGRAALQAGSGKSSCCGGTAEWNPITSNLYGDQETAELPTEALLASLGCGNPTALAELHPGEKVLDLGSGGGIDVLLSARRVGPAGHAYGLDMTDEMLALARENQKKAGAENVTFLKGEIEQIPLPDRSVDVIISNCVINLSADKEQTLAEAFRVLKPGGRFAVSDIVVRGAVPDEIRRNVELWIGCVAGALEEERYRSILKKVGFEAIEIVPTRIYTMKEARELLVDSCVTPEAIESIAAATGGKFMSAFVRARKPNG, encoded by the coding sequence ATGACCGACACCGACATCAAAAAAATCGTGAAAGAAAAATATGGCCGGGCCGCGTTGCAGGCGGGAAGCGGCAAGAGCTCCTGCTGCGGCGGCACCGCCGAGTGGAACCCGATCACGTCGAACCTTTACGGCGATCAGGAAACCGCCGAACTTCCGACCGAAGCGCTCCTCGCCTCGCTCGGCTGCGGCAACCCGACGGCGCTCGCCGAGCTTCACCCCGGCGAGAAGGTCCTCGATTTGGGCTCCGGCGGCGGGATCGACGTCCTCCTCTCGGCCCGGCGGGTCGGCCCGGCCGGCCACGCCTACGGCCTCGATATGACCGACGAGATGCTCGCCCTGGCGCGGGAGAATCAGAAAAAAGCGGGGGCTGAAAATGTCACCTTCTTGAAGGGGGAGATCGAACAGATCCCCCTCCCCGACCGGTCGGTCGATGTCATCATCTCCAACTGCGTCATCAATCTCTCCGCCGACAAGGAGCAGACCCTCGCGGAGGCCTTCCGCGTCTTGAAACCGGGCGGCCGTTTCGCCGTCTCGGACATTGTCGTCCGGGGGGCCGTTCCCGACGAGATCCGCCGCAACGTGGAGCTTTGGATCGGCTGTGTGGCGGGGGCGCTGGAAGAAGAGCGGTATCGTTCGATCTTGAAAAAGGTCGGATTTGAAGCGATCGAAATCGTTCCGACCCGGATCTACACGATGAAGGAGGCCCGGGAGCTATTGGTCGACTCGTGCGTCACGCCGGAAGCGATTGAATCGATCGCCGCGGCGACGGGGGGGAAATTCATGAGCGCCTTCGTCCGGGCGCGAAAGCCGAACGGGTAA